Genomic DNA from Paenibacillus donghaensis:
TTCTCTGTGCGATTCCCCTGGGACTTGGCGCGGGTTCGGTAGATGCCGGGCTTAACAACTATGTCGCTGCAAATTACAAGGCCCATCATATGAGCTGGCTGCACTGCTTCTGGGGAGTGGGGGCTACCCTGGGTCCCATCATTATGGCCCAGTTCATTTCAGGAGAGAATCATTGGAGATGGGGGTATTTAACAGTCTCCGGGATTCAGCTTCTGCTAGTGGTAGTTCTTGCCTTGACGCTCCCGTTGTGGAAACGGATTGAAGAGAATAACCCGCACAAGTCCAATGAAGGTGCGGAAGAACAGGAGCAGTCATTCGATACGGTCAAACCACTGCGGATCAAAGGTGTGAAATGGGCGATGTTCACCTTCTTCTTCTTCTGTGGTGTGGAAGCAACCGTTAATCTGTGGGGGAGCAGCTTTCTGGTCAATATGAAGGACCTGCCTCCGGCAACGGCTGCCCAGTGGGTATCGCTGTATTTCGGCGGGATCACGGTGGGCCGCTTGGTTACGGGGTTTATTACCTTCAAAGTCAGCAATCGCATGCTGATCCGAGCAGGTCAGTGGACGGCATTGGCTGGTGCGTTGCTTCTTCTCCTGCCGCTGCCATCCGCCTTCTCGT
This window encodes:
- a CDS encoding MFS transporter, encoding MATYFLIVIYLAFISLGLPDSLLGSAWPLMRLDFAAPLETAGLLFMVISAGTILSSLASGAVLKRLGTGRVTLISCIMTAGALAGIAYSPSLLWLILCAIPLGLGAGSVDAGLNNYVAANYKAHHMSWLHCFWGVGATLGPIIMAQFISGENHWRWGYLTVSGIQLLLVVVLALTLPLWKRIEENNPHKSNEGAEEQEQSFDTVKPLRIKGVKWAMFTFFFFCGVEATVNLWGSSFLVNMKDLPPATAAQWVSLYFGGITVGRLVTGFITFKVSNRMLIRAGQWTALAGALLLLLPLPSAFSLAGFIIIGLGLAPIFPCMLHETPVRFGKKHSQSIMGYQMAMAYTGTCLLPPLFGFLASNITIAMFPLYVAVLAAAMLLFSEQLNSIVRRVHNDRL